The DNA sequence TGCTGTCGAAAATCTGCTGGCGATCCGTCATTATCTGTTCAAAGCTTTCCCATGAAAGGGCGACTTTTGCCCCCAAGTCCCGCCTTTTGGCAAGGGAATAAGGCGGCAATCGGGCAGCATCGCGCCCGATTATGAGCTGCCCCGCGCGCGCCTTTAGCGGAAATTGTCGGCGTAGGCCTGGATCTTCAGCGTCTTGGGCGGAGTCGGGATGAAGGTATAGCCGATCTCGTATCGGTCGGCATAGGCGCGCGCCGCGTCCAGCGATGGGAAGGTCAGCTTGACCTGGCTCTGCGTATCGCCCGATCCGGCCCAGCCGGTCAGTGGGTCCGGCTTCTTCGCCTCGCTCGGCGCAAATTCCAGAACCCATTTGTCGGTCCGTGCCTTGCCGGACTGAAGGGCGTTCTTCTGAATCTGATAGATGCGCGCAGCCATTGTGGCGTCAAACTCCTGGGAAGGGCGATGCGTCCGTTGCACCAGCGGGTGGGCGGAAGTCAAGGCTTCGCGCGGGCATCGGCGCGTTTCGTGCGCAGCGTGGCGGCGGCGCCAGCCGGATCGTCGGGCCAGGGATGCCGGGGATAGCGGCCGCGCATCTCCTTTGCGACCGCGCTCCAGCTTCCCGCCCAGAAACCCGGCAAGTCCCGTGTAGTCTGGATCGGTCGTCCGGCGGGAGAGGTGAGGGACAGGACCAGCGGAATACGCCCGCTGCCGACGACGGGATGCTCGGCAAGCCCAAACAGCGCCTGCACCCGAAGCTCCACGCGCGGCCCGCCCTCGGCCGCATAGTCGATCTCATGGCTGCTACCGGCGGGCGATTGAAATGCCGGAGGAGCCAGCCTGTCGAGCTGCTGTTTGCCATCCCAGCCGATAATGCCCTCCAGAACGCCGGACAATTGCGATCGATCAATATCGGACAGTCGCCGCTTACCCGCGAGCAGCGGCGCAAGCCAATCGTCGAGTGTCGCCAGCAGCGAGGCATCCGACAGCGCCTCTATCCCTGCAAAAGCCCCCCGAATCCGCAAAGACCGCGCGGCATCGGACCATGGCAGCAGGTCGATCCCACCCTGTCTGACGCCATCCAGCAGAGCCGAGACGACAGCATCCGGGTCCGGCCTGTCATCCGATCCCGACGACAGCCGTACCGCCCCAAGCCGCCTTTCCCGCAGAGCCTCAATCCCTCCGGTTTCCGCCCGAAACCGCACCGTCCGATGTTCCTTCACCCGCCCGCTGAACAGGCGCAGCACTTCGATCTCACTGATCGGCGCGGCGGAGAGGATACGCGCCCCAGCCGCGCTTCCCTGCACTTCCCCGACCGCCAGCCATTCTTCACGCGCCAGCGGGCTTAACGGATCAAGCCGGAACCCGCGCCCACCAACGCTGGCCCACTCCGCACCATTGGCGGAGCGCCGCTTGGCCACCCGATCCGGAAACGCCAGCGCAAGACATAGCCCCGCATCATGCTCCCCCGCCGCTGCCTTCTGCCCGGAGCCGACCAGCTTCGCCCAGCGCCTCGCCATTGCCCGCGCCGCATCGGCCCGCTTCCCGCTTTCCCGTCGCCAGCGCGTCCGCCGTTGCGACAGGTCCACATCCTGCCCGCCGACCCCGAGCTCTCCCAGCAGCACGGCCACCTCCGCCGCCACTTCGGCCAGTCCCAGCTCGCCCGCGCGCACCAACATATGCCCGATACGCGGCTCCACCGGCAATCGCGCCAGTGCTTTGCCATGCGCCGTGATCCGCCCATCATCGTCCAGCGCTTCCAGCACCGTCAGCCGCTTGCGCGCCTCATCCAGCGCAGCGGGCGGCGGCGGATCGAGCCATCGCAAGCTCGCCGGATCGCTCACCCCCCAGAGCGCGCAATCGAGCAGCAGGCTGGAAAGGTCGCTTTCCAATATCTCGGGCGGATCGAAGGGCGGCATGCCTGCCGTGGCCGCCGCTTCCCACAGACGATAAGCGACGCCCGGCTGCTGCCGCGCTGCACGCCCCGCGCGCTGGGTCGCAGCCGCCTGGCTCGCCCGCTCCGTGACGAGCCGCGTCACCCCCGCCGCCCGGTCATAACGCGGCCGTCGCGCCAGCCCGGAGTCGATCACGATCCGCACCCCATCAATGGTCAGGCTGGTCTCCGCGATCGAGGTCGCAAGGATCACCTTCCGCCGTCCCTCCCGCGAAGGACGGATAGCGGCCCGCTGCGCCGCCGGGTCCAGACTGCCGTGCAGCCGATGCACCTCGACGCTTAGCCCCTCCAGCCGTTCCGCCGTCCGCTCAATCTCCGCCACGCCGGGCAGGAAGGCGAGCAGATCGCCCTCTGCCTCCTCAGCCAGCGCCCTTCGCACGGCCCCGGCCATCTCATCCTCGATCCGCTTTTCCGCCGCCCTGCCGATGTGCCGTAACTCCAGCGGCTGTATCCGCCCCTCGCTCTCCAGCACCGGCGCATTGTCCAACAAAGCCGCAAAGCGCGCCCCATCCAGCGTCGCCGACATCGGCACGATGCGCAGGTCCGGCCGCAATGCCGCCTGTGCATCCAGCGCCAGTGCCAGCCCAAAGTCGCTGTCCAAACTCCGCTCATGCACTTCGTCGAACAGGACCGCCGATACGCCCGTAAGCTCCGGATCATCCTGAATACGGCGGACGAAAATGCCCTCTGTCAGGACCAACAGGCGCGTGGCGGCCGACTGTTTGCTGTCCATCCGCGTCGCATAGCCGACGATCCCGCCCGGCACGCCGCCCATCAGTTCGGCAATGCGCTCTGCCGCCGCGCGAGCCGCCAGCCTGCGGGGGGACAGCAGCAGCACCTGACCCGTGCACCATGGCTCATCCAGCAGCGCGGGCGCCACCGCCGTCGTCTTGCCTGCTCCCGGCGGCGCGACCAGAACGGCGCTGTTACCCCGCCGCAGGGCGCCCAGCAGCCGGGGAAGGATATCATGGATCGGCAGCGCGGCACTCATGCCTGTCATTTCGCGCCAGTTAGCTGTTCACGCAATCCGTCATGCCTACTCGTTCACCCAAACAACAGCTTATGCATCGGGTTTCCCGGATCGAGCAGCATCTTCGTCGTCAGCCCCAGCGACATGATGATCAGCAGGGGCCGTATCAGCTTGCTGCCGAACCGCATGGCCAGCCGCGATCCAATCTGGCTGCCGGTGATGCTGCCGACGGCCATGGTTAGTCCCGCAATCCACATGACATGGTCGCCCAGTATCATCGTCAACAGGCCCGCCACATTGCTAGCCAAATTGGCGGCCTTTGTCTGAGCCGTCGCGCGGACGAGGCCGAGGCCCCCCAGCGCCAGGAAAATGGTCGCGTAAAATGCTCCGGCACCAGGGCCGAAGAAGCCATCATAAAAGCCTATAGCGCCGATCAACAGGCTTAGTCCCGCCAATCCCACCCGGCTGTGCCGATCCATTTCGCTGATTCGGGGTGAGAAGGTGAAATAGCCCGCCAGCGCGATCAGCAGCGCGGGCATCAATCCCGCCAAAATGGCCGGGTCCACCCGTTGGATCAGCCAGGCGCCGCCCATTGACCCCATGAATGCCGCAACAATGGGCCAGCGATAGGCTCTCAAGTCCATGTGCCCGGCGCGCGCATAAGCGACGCAGGCGCCAAAGGTGCCTAGTGACGATTGCAGCTTGTTGGTGCCCACGGCGGCCACGGGCGGGATGCCCGCCGCCAGCAATGCGGGCAGGGAGATCAGCCCGCCGCCTCCCGCCATGGCGTCGATGCACCCGGATATCAAAGCCGCAGCCATCAGGAAGGCCAGCGTTTCAGGA is a window from the Sphingobium sp. Cam5-1 genome containing:
- a CDS encoding ETC complex I subunit, with amino-acid sequence MAARIYQIQKNALQSGKARTDKWVLEFAPSEAKKPDPLTGWAGSGDTQSQVKLTFPSLDAARAYADRYEIGYTFIPTPPKTLKIQAYADNFR
- the hrpB gene encoding ATP-dependent helicase HrpB, with protein sequence MSAALPIHDILPRLLGALRRGNSAVLVAPPGAGKTTAVAPALLDEPWCTGQVLLLSPRRLAARAAAERIAELMGGVPGGIVGYATRMDSKQSAATRLLVLTEGIFVRRIQDDPELTGVSAVLFDEVHERSLDSDFGLALALDAQAALRPDLRIVPMSATLDGARFAALLDNAPVLESEGRIQPLELRHIGRAAEKRIEDEMAGAVRRALAEEAEGDLLAFLPGVAEIERTAERLEGLSVEVHRLHGSLDPAAQRAAIRPSREGRRKVILATSIAETSLTIDGVRIVIDSGLARRPRYDRAAGVTRLVTERASQAAATQRAGRAARQQPGVAYRLWEAAATAGMPPFDPPEILESDLSSLLLDCALWGVSDPASLRWLDPPPPAALDEARKRLTVLEALDDDGRITAHGKALARLPVEPRIGHMLVRAGELGLAEVAAEVAVLLGELGVGGQDVDLSQRRTRWRRESGKRADAARAMARRWAKLVGSGQKAAAGEHDAGLCLALAFPDRVAKRRSANGAEWASVGGRGFRLDPLSPLAREEWLAVGEVQGSAAGARILSAAPISEIEVLRLFSGRVKEHRTVRFRAETGGIEALRERRLGAVRLSSGSDDRPDPDAVVSALLDGVRQGGIDLLPWSDAARSLRIRGAFAGIEALSDASLLATLDDWLAPLLAGKRRLSDIDRSQLSGVLEGIIGWDGKQQLDRLAPPAFQSPAGSSHEIDYAAEGGPRVELRVQALFGLAEHPVVGSGRIPLVLSLTSPAGRPIQTTRDLPGFWAGSWSAVAKEMRGRYPRHPWPDDPAGAAATLRTKRADARAKP
- a CDS encoding TSUP family transporter; amino-acid sequence: MAAALISGCIDAMAGGGGLISLPALLAAGIPPVAAVGTNKLQSSLGTFGACVAYARAGHMDLRAYRWPIVAAFMGSMGGAWLIQRVDPAILAGLMPALLIALAGYFTFSPRISEMDRHSRVGLAGLSLLIGAIGFYDGFFGPGAGAFYATIFLALGGLGLVRATAQTKAANLASNVAGLLTMILGDHVMWIAGLTMAVGSITGSQIGSRLAMRFGSKLIRPLLIIMSLGLTTKMLLDPGNPMHKLLFG